The Neodiprion virginianus isolate iyNeoVirg1 chromosome 5, iyNeoVirg1.1, whole genome shotgun sequence genome contains a region encoding:
- the LOC124304789 gene encoding alanine--glyoxylate aminotransferase isoform X2 → MSNSVILHQTKQGLDVYTLHYLMDEVKAGIQYAFQTKNRLTLAISASGHGGMEACLGNILELGETVLIARCGLWGERAANMAIRIGAHVEFLDTELGVAFTLEELEAAVKRHRPTVVFVVHAESSTGMKQPLQGVGDIVHRYGGLLIVDTVASIGGESFYADAWGVDAVYTGSQKVLGAPPGITPVTFSPAAEKKIFQRKTQVPVYYWDMTILGDYWSCFGKSTRVYHHTISATLIYGLREALAQLAEERLPNSWARHAAAAMRLEKRLAARGLEFFISNPENRLRTIISVKVPPGIDWKLVTQRAMKKYKVEIGGGLGPTVGKIFRIGLMGVNADSEHVDRVWEAFNDGLKYARTAKL, encoded by the exons ATGTCCAACAGCGTTATCCTGCATCAGACAAAGCAAGGCCTCGACGTCTATACATTGCATTAT TTAATGGATGAAGTCAAAGCAGGAATTCAGTACgcttttcaaacaaaaaatcgTCTCACATTGGCGATAAGTGCATCAGGACACGGAGGTATGGAAGCTTGTCTTGGGAACATCCTCGAACTTGGGGAAACTGTTTTGATCGCAAGATGTGGTCTTTGGGGCGAAAGGGCTGCGAATATGGCAATCAGGATTGGAGCTCAC GTAGAATTCCTTGACACTGAGCTCGGTGTGGCTTTTACTCTGGAAGAGCTCGAAGCTGCTGTCAAACGACATCGGCCAACGGTTGTATTTGTGGTTCACGCAGAATCATCAACTGGTATGAAACAGCCTCTGCAAGGTGTTGGCGATATTGTTCATAG ATACGGCGGGTTGCTCATCGTTGACACCGTGGCTTCAATAGGCGGTGAATCCTTCTACGCAGATGCTTGGGGCGTCGACGCTGTCTATACCGGAAGTCAGAAGGTGCTTGGCGCACCTCCCGGCATAACACCGGTCACCTTTAGTCCCGCCGCAGA GAAGAAGATATTTCAGAGAAAAACCCAGGTTCCAGTTTACTACTGGGACATGACAATACTCGGCGATTATTGGTCTTGTTTTGGCAAGTCGACGCGCGTTTATCACCACACAATCAGCGCTACTCTGATCTACGGATTGCGAGAGGCATTGGCTCAGCTTGCTGAAGAACGACTTCCAAATAGCTGGGCAAGACACGCCGCTGCTGCAATGAGGTTGGAAAAGCGCCTTGCTGCCCGTGGTTTGgaattctttatttcaaatcCGGAGAATCGTTTGCGTACGATTATTTCAGTGAAGGTACCTCCAGGAATCGATTGGAAACTTGTCACACAACGAGCGATGAAAAA ATACAAGGTGGAAATTGGGGGAGGTCTCGGCCCGACTGTTGGCAAAATCTTCCGCATCGGATTAATGGGGGTTAACGCTGATAGTGAACACGTGGATCGAGTATGGGAAGCATTTAATGACGGCTTGAAGTATGCTAGAACGGCAAAACTGTAA